Proteins from one Salvelinus sp. IW2-2015 linkage group LG32, ASM291031v2, whole genome shotgun sequence genomic window:
- the trdc gene encoding uncharacterized protein trdc, which translates to MENMKLTLGNNKTVGLDTTKAALSSTRTYFFAAFSKENIKGCEMKGVKKRVVDKDDVADVSNYNTTATTASVNCKDEPLNNATATNYTDYTKMNFTSLVVYGLRVLFAKAVAFNVLFTVKALVF; encoded by the exons ATGGAAAACATGAAACTGACCCTGGGGAATAATAAAACTGTCGGTCTCGACACAACCAAGGCAGCTTTATCTTCCACACGTACCTACTTCTTTGCCGCATTCTCCAAAGAGAATATCAAGGGTTGTGAGATGAAGGGCGTCAAGAAGCGCGTTGTTGATAAAGATGATGTTGCAGATGTGTCTAACT ATAACACCACGGCTACAACTGCTTCTGTCAATTGCAAAGATGAACCcctcaacaatgctactgccaccaACTATACCG ATTATACCAAGATGAACTTCACATCCTTGGTTGTATATGGTTTGAGAGTGCTGTTTGCCAAAGCCGTGGCATTTAATGTGCTATTTACTGTCAAGGCCCTGGTGTTCTAG